DNA sequence from the Armigeres subalbatus isolate Guangzhou_Male chromosome 1, GZ_Asu_2, whole genome shotgun sequence genome:
ttcaagaggctcagaagcctccttccaagaggctcagaagcctcctttcaagaggcctcaggaagcccttcagaagcctcctttcaagaggctcaggcctcctttcaagaggctcaggaagcctcctttcaagaggctcagcctcctttcaagaggctcggaagcctcctttcaagaggctcagaagcctcctttcaagaggccctgcccctcaagaggcctggaagcccttcaagaggcccagcctcctttcaagaggctccagcctcctttcaagagctcagagcctcctttcaagaggctcagagcctcctttcaagaggctcagaagcctcctttcaagaggctcagagcctcctttcaagaggcctcagaagcctcctttcaagaggctcaggaagcctcctttcaagaggctcagagcctccttcaagaggctcagagcctccctttcaagaggctcggaagcctcctttcaagaggctcagagcctcctttcaagaggctcagaagcctccctttcaagaggctcagaagcctcctttcaagaggcctcagagcctcctttcaagaggctcagaagcctcctttcaagaggctcagaagcctcctttcaagaggctcagaagcctcctttcaagagctcagaagcctcctttcaagaggctcagagcctcctttcaagaggctcagaagcctcctttcaagaggcctggaagcctcctcaagaggcctccttcaagaggctcagaagcctcctttcaagagagctcaagcctccctttcagaggctcagaagcctcctttccaagaggctcaggcctcctttcaagaggctcgaagcctcctttcaagaggctcagagcctcctttcaagaggctcagaagcctcctttcaagaggctcagaagcctcctttcaagaggctcagagcctcctttcaagaggctcagaagcctcctttcaagaggctcagagcctcctttcaagaggctcagagcctcctttcaagagctcagaagcctcctttcaagagagctcagaagcctcctttcaagaggctcagaagcctcctttcaagaggctcagagcctccttcaagagggctccctctcaagcctcctttcaagaggcccgggcccttcagaagcctcctttcaagaggctcaggaagcctcctttcaagaggcctcaaagcctcctttcaagaggctcagaagcctcctttcaagaggctcagaagcctcctttcaagaggctcagagcctcctttcaagaggctcagaagcctcctttcaagaggctcaagcctcctttcaagaggctcaagcctcctttcaagagctcagagcctcctttcaagaggctcagagcctcctttcaagaggctcagagcctcctttcagagagctcagagcctcctttcaagaggctcagaagcctcctttcaagaggctcaggaagcctccctttcaagaggctcaagcctcctttcaagagggctcagaagcctcctttcaagaggctcagaagcctcctttcaagaggctcagagcctcctttcaagaggctcaggcctcctttcaagaggcctcagaagcctcctttcaagaggctcagaagcctcctttcaagaggctccagaagcctcctttcaagaggctcagaagcctcctttcaagaggctcaggcctcctttcaagaggctcagagcctcctttcaagagctcagaagcctcctttcaagaggcctcaagcctcctttcaagaggcctcaggaagcctcctttcaagaggcctcagagcctcctttcaagaggctcagaagcctcctttcaagaggctcagaagcctccctttcaagaggctcagaagcctcctttcaagaggctcaggcctcctttcaagagctcagagcctcctttcaagaggctcagagcctcctttcaagaggctcagagcctcctttcaagaggctcagaagcctcctttcaagaggcctcagaagcctcctttcaagagaggctcagaagcctcctttcaagaggctcagaagcctcctttcaagagctcaggaagcctcctttcaagagcctcaagcctcactttcaagaggcctcaggcctcctttcaagaggcctcagaagcctcctttcaagaagctcagaggcctgcctcctttcaagaggctcagaagcctcctttcaagaggctcagcctccttcaagaggcccagcctcctttccaagaggcctgcctccttcaagaggcctcgaagcctcctttcaagaggctcagagcctcctttcaagaggctcagcctcctttcaagaggctcagaagcctcctttcaagaggccaggaagcctcctttcaaggctcagaagcctcctttcaagaggctcagaagcctcctttcaagaggctcagagcctccttcaagaggctcagaagcctcctttcaagaggctcaggcctcctttcaagaggctcagagcctcctttcaagaggctcagaagcctccttcaagaggcctcaagcctcctttcaagaggctcagaagcctcctttcaagaggctcaggaagcctcctttcaagaggctcaggcctccctttcaagaggctcagagcctcctttcaagaggctccaggcctcctttcaagaggcctgctcaggcctcctttcaagaggccctcaggaagcctccttcaagaggctcggaagcctcctttcaagaggctcagaagcctcctttcaagaggctcagcctcctttcaagaggctcaggaagcctcctttcaagaggctcagaagcctcctttcaagaggctcaggaagcctcctttcaagaggctcagagcctcctttcaagaggctcggaagcctcctttcaagagctcaggaagcctcctttcaagaggctcaggcctcccttccaagaggctcagaagcctcctttcaagaggctcagaagcctcctttcaagaggctcaggaagcctcctcctttcaagaggctcagaagcctcctttcaagaggctcagaagcctcctttcaagaggcccgaagcctcctttcaagaggctcagaagcctcctttcaagaggctcaggcctcctttcaagaggctcagagcctcctttcaagaggctcagaagcctcctttcaagaggctcaggcctcctttcaagagagctcaggaagcctcctttcaagaggctcagaagcctcctttcaagaggctcaggcctccctttccaagaggctcagagcctcctttcaagaggctctggaagcctcctttcaagaggctcagaagcctcctttcaagaggctcaggaagcctcctttcaagaggctcagaagcctcctttcaagaggctcagaagcctccctttcaagaggctcagaagcctcctttcaagagctcaagcctcctttcaagaggctcagagcctcctttcaagaggctcaggaagcctcctttcaagaggctcagaagccacttttcaagaggctcagatgcctcctttcaagaggctctgaagccttttaccaagaggctcggaagctcctttagagaggctcggaagcctattttcaagagatttggaagccttctttcaagaggctcagagcctcctttcaagaaggctccaggaagcctccctttcaagaggctcagagcctcctttcaagagctcagaagcctcctttcaagaggctcagagcctcctttcaagaggctcaggcctcctttcagaggctcagaagcctcctttcaagaggctcaggaagcctcctttcaagaggctcagagcctcctttcaagaggctcaggcctcctttcaagaggctcagagcctcctttcaagaggctcagagcctcctttcaagaggctcagaagcctcctttcaagaggctcagaagcctcctttcaagaggctcagaagcctcctttcaagaggctcaggaagcctcctttcaagaggctcagaagcctccctttcagaggcccaaggaagcctcctttcaagaggctcagagcctcctttcaagaggctcagaagcctcctttcaagaggcctcagagcctcctttcaagagctcaggcctcctttcaagaggctcagaagcctcctttcaagaggctcagaagcctccttcaagaggctcagcctcctttcaagaggctcaggaagcctcctttcaagaggctcaggaagcctcctttcaagaggcctcagaagcctcctttcaagaggctcagaagcctcctttcaagaggcctcaagcctcctttcaagaggctcagaagcctcctttcaagacaggaactccagagcctcctttcaagacttcaagcctccctttcaagaggctcaggaagcctcctttcaagaggctcaggcctcctttcaagaggctcagaagcctcctttcaaggctcaggcctcctttcaagagggcctcagagcctcctttcaagaggctcagaagcctcctttcaagagctcagaagcctcctttcaagaggctcaggcctccctttcaagaggcctcagaagcctcctttcaagaggctccaggcctcctttcaagaggctcaggcctcctttcaagaggccccagcctcctttcaagaggcctggaagcctcctttcaagaggctcagaagcctcctttcaagagctcagaagcctcctttcaagaggctcagaagcctcctttcaagaggctcagaagcctccttcaagagctcagcctcctttcaagaggctcaggaagcctcctttcaagaggctcaaagcctcctttcaagaggctcagaagcctcctttcaagaggctcagagcctcctttcaagaggcctggaagcctcctttcaagaggcccagaagcctcctttcaagaggcccggcctcctttcaagaggctcacagccccttcaagaggctcaggaagcctcctttcaagagaggctcaggcctccctttcaagaggtctgaagcctcctttcaagaggccccagcctccttcaagaggcccggaagcctcctttcaagaggctcaagcctccttcaagaggcctcagaagcctcctttcaagaggcccggaagcctcctttcaagaggcctggaagcctcctttcaagaggccccggctTGCccggaggctcggaagcccttcaagaggcctggaagcctccttcaagaggctcctgaagcctccttcaagaggctcaggcctcctttcaagaggctcggaagcctcctttcaagaggctccgaagcctccctttcaagaggctcccagcctccttcaagagctcagaagcctcctttcaagaggctcagagcctcctttcaagaggctcagaagcctcccttcaagaggctcagaagcccctttcaagaggcctcaggcctcccttcaagaggctcaggcctcctttcaagaggcctgaagcctcctttccaagaggctcaggaagctcaggcctcctccttccaagaggctccgaagcctcctttcaagagctcaggcctcccttccaagagctcaggcctccttcaagaggctcccaggcctcctttcaagaggctcaggcctcctttcaagaggcctcggaagcctccttcaagaggcccggaagcctcctttcaagaggctcagaagcctcctttcaagaggcctcagagcctccttcaagaggcctggaagcctccctttcaagaggcccagagcctccctttcaagaggctcaaagcctcctttcaagaggctcaggcctccttcaagaggcctggaagcctccttcaagaggcccggaagcctccttcaagagggctcagggcccccagctccttcaagaggctggaagcctcctttcaagaggctcaggcctcctttcaagaggcccggaagcctccttcaagaggctcagagcctccttcaagaggctcagaagcctccttcaagaggctcagagcctccttcaagaggctcagcctccttcaagaggcctggaagccctccattcaagaggctcagagcctccttcaagaggctccagaagcctcctttcaagaggctcaggcctcctttcaagaggctcagaagcctcccttcaagaggcctgaagcctccttcaagaggcccggaagcctcctttcaagaggcctggaagcctccttcaagaggcctcgaagcctccttccaagaggctcagaagcctccttcaagaggcccggaagcctcctttcaagaggctctggaagcctcctttcaagaggtctccagcctcctttcaagaggcctgaagcctcctttcaagaggcctggaagcctcctttcaagaggcctggaagcctcctttcaagaggctcagcctcctttcaagaggcctcagagcctcctttcaagaggctcagaagcctcctttcaagaggctcggaagcctcctttcaagaggcctcaagccttcaagaggctctggccttcaagaggctcaggcctcttcaagagggcctgaagcctcctttcaagaggctcggaagcctcctttcaagaggctcggaagcctcctttcaagaggctcggaagcctcctttcaagaggctcggaagcctcctttcaagaggctcggaagcctcctttcaagacgctcggaagcctccttccaagacgctcggaagccttccttctagagacttggaagccccctttcaagataCTCGTGATCCTACTTTCAGGATgattggaagcttccttccaagaggctcggaagtttctAAAAGTCTTGtgggaagcttgatgtataaaatgcatttaaatcgGAAAATTTTACGAAATATCGACAACTTCAGATTCTTTTTTTAGAGAGCCATAAATCGTGTTAGTTTTATGGTTCGTTTTAAATATATCTTATGAAATACGCTTCTTTTAATTTAcagtgaaaataaaattgggGTACCTTAATGAAAGCATAAGTTTGAAGGGGTCCCTCTGAACTGATGCAGTTACAGGCCAAATATTTTTCCGAGCACATAATCAAAACGTCCGTTGCGCTTTACTATATCCGACTAACTGGCTATCCTCGCTTTCTTCGCTCACATTCACAGTCTCGTCAAGCTCCCACTCTTTTCCATTTTCATTCTCTCCTTTTCCCGAGCTGAGAGAACGCAGGTCgcatttccaatggaaattctggAATGCGTTCGCAGTATTGTTTACAAAAACAATACACACCAAAGCACTGTAGGAAATATTCAACACATTTtacatcaggtatcagaacgtcggctcagggggcacgttcccctcagtttgggagatttgtgccatcgccttcactggcctttctcatgatttacctgacggaaaaggaagtgaaaaagggaaaggatgaaaaaatcaagttgggaaggagaatggaacaggtttctAGAGAAGGTGGATACAttcaataatacatacatacgatacattttgtaaaacgcaatgaaacgcgaagcataaaatatactggataagtcacacaatgcaaatgcatatgatataccatttataggtaagccaattatgtagactcacatgcattaagctagggactaaagagaggtgtcacaaaaacattgaggacgtaacaatggacgaacgtcaaagacgaaacacagagtgcactgtgaaaaacgcataatgcgaatccatataggtgacaatttgttgaaaaactaagtaaaacacatattcataaccccactcttatttaacctcacgttgagattgaataagagtagccgattatctcggagaagcaaaaagtcaactacgccatagctccggttagcgcagcgagggcttaatactgtgaaggggaccctggtgcttcacagactccgtttgcggttaggctcttattagacccccctaaccattcattcgtaggcacggtaagcataaagccgcattaaaccgagaattaggggtcacctgtatggtggacttttaccactggaacaggcaatccgtaatgttattcttagccagataaccagctgccgacaccacacggctatctaggctgttcgtggagagaagttgacattgactttacgtcaactctcaatgtgacCGAACAGCCCGCTAAAGCTAAGCTacgaagtggttacctccaatacatttttcaaatcaatatcttccgcataatgtacatattcacatatgagttttcacaacataaaaaaatatgttttcttcaAATGGATGTGTTATGCAACTATGGTGCCTTACTAAGCAGAAATATGAATAattaactattgaaaaaaagCGAAATATCCTCAAGGCCAACCACCGAATTTGTTCCTCTCTGTGTTGGATAATTGAAAAAGattccaaataaaaatttcaatgaatctgTAATCAATGTTTATGACCTTATTCGTAAATATAATTCTGCAAACATAATCTTTGTTATTCTGCCATATTTTGAATGATAATCTCAAGCATCTTAAAGCTTATTTTCACGGTCAACGCCTATCTTCAGCCTTGCATCATTAAACCttcgattttcaaattattaaaGAGCGCTCTGCCTTCACTCGGTGATAAATCGCTCAAGCGCGAAACGCCATTGACCTGCGAAGAGAATCTGACAAGTGAATCAATTTATCTTCGTCCCGGATCCCATCGAGTCTACACGTTCGCTTCCATCCAATCGGAATCTAACCGCAATTCCTTGCCTTTTATCTCTTTCACAGGTGAAAGAGAACCTATTATTACCGTATGGAAATCACACGCTGGTGTCGATGTCACTGTCACCAGCCACTTCCACCTCATCATCGTATTCATCAtcgccatcgtcgtcgtcgtcatcatcatcattatcaccgtcgtcgtcgtcgttgataTCACCTTCATCGTCTTCGCCATCAACGTTCAGTAGTACTACCATCACCTCCTCCTCCTTCTCCTCGGTTGTAGACTGGGCCGAGCTGGGGCTGGGCGAAACGACGCCCTCCTCCAACCCCACGCACTGCCCGTGGACCTGCGAGCTGACGAACGACGCCGGATACGTCGTCTATTCGGCGCTGGGCTCCTTCTACATTCCCATGTTCGTGATGTTGTTCTTCTACTGGCGCATCTACCGGGCCGCTGAGCGGACCACACGTGCCATCAATCAGGGATTCAGAACCACCAAAGGTAAGTGGAAATGAAAGATGCCAACTCTCCCGATAATATCCCCCTGCCAGTCTGTAAATGTGATAAGCTACCCGGGTCCGATGAAGTGTCATTCTTCATTGGGCGATTATTACGCAACGCCTTCCGGTAGTGTTGCCTACACTCAGATCCGAAAGCACTGCGCGATTCAATTCGACAGTCTGGCAACACTGCTCTGACTCCTTATAGCCGGAACTCATTTTTTTGTGTCATAACTTTTGTAAACGGTGATAACCACTTGCTACTCGTGCTCTAACCCCATTGTAATGAGAGCTTATCCACATCCCCTCGTGAataaacaggcaacaacaaacaCACATCACTGATTTGGTACGAAAATCCATTCCGGGAGATTGATGGCTTGATCCCAGAAAGCTTCCTTCGTCACACATTTTCTTTTTCCCACACGCACCGGCAGGGAGAAAGCATCGCTACATCATCACTTCTGCTGTTCCATGTTTGCTCCCCGGGAGGGAGCAACCTTTTACCATATCCACTTTCGTCGTAATCCTAACGCTTATGGACCAGCTGTAGCTGTCTTCCGGAACCCTTTTGACTTAGAttggagcaaaaaaaaaatgattctgtTAACATAAAAACATACGCACGCATAAACCATGGATCGGGGGGATCATGAGTAGTAATTTAAGCCCATCACAGAACGCATTACGGCATCGGAACGTCTGGAACAGGCAGATGCTTTCCTCATTCTCCGTGCTCCTTccatccgttttttttttgacaaatcgAACAACAATATAAACCGGAGAACGGTGGGTATTGATGGGTGCCATAATGATTGTGGTTTGCTTAGTAATAAAGAGTAGTTTACAATGTGCAAATATGTTTGAAGTGGTGCCAGTTTCATGGAATTTTTATTcgattataaaaataacaaGAAGAAATCCGTATTAATGTGTTTGGCTATTTTGGCACGAAATGCGAAGATAAACCGTCATCAGGAAACACAAAAAAATCGAAGCTAATCCTTTACCTCCCATGTGGACTGTATATTTTTGTTGGTGACTTGATAGCGATCCTTGGAGGGCTGAGAAGGACACGAAATCGGGTGGAGGAGCGGTTGAAATCTTACTCCAGTGATTTTTGGGTCGTTTTCCTCGGAAATTGCATCCACAACTAAGCACGTCCTTTGCATCCAAAACATTTATTTAGTTCATCATTCATTAAACATCACTGGCTTTTAAGGTCacttctgacggaatccaagtttcaaagtgctcgcgttttcggggacacaccactcgatacggaagctacgcacaactgtcatttttatgttttcacgcatgctgcgacgcagcaaaactaaatcaacaaaaatgacagttgtgcgcctcctccgtatcgagtggtatgcccccgaaaacgcgagcac
Encoded proteins:
- the LOC134215381 gene encoding octopamine receptor Oamb-like, with the protein product MCTASILNLCAISLDRYVAVTRPVTYPSIMSTGRAKSLIAGLWVLSFVICFPPLVGWKEQKVKENLLLPYGNHTLVSMSLSPATSTSSSYSSSPSSSSSSSSLSPSSSSLISPSSSSPSTFSSTTITSSSFSSVVDWAELGLGETTPSSNPTHCPWTCELTNDAGYVVYSALGSFYIPMFVMLFFYWRIYRAAERTTRAINQGFRTTKGKWK